Part of the Prosthecobacter debontii genome is shown below.
CAGATTGTGTGAGCCCCATCTGGCTAAAGGGGCACCGCAGGTCCCTACGGTGATTTATCTCATGGAAAGCATGCAAGCTTTTCATGCCCCTGATGCGCACATCACAGTTGCACCCTGGCAGCGTCCATGCTCCTTAGGCGCTCCATGAGCACCACAAGCAGCCACTGGGATCGCTTCCAGAAATTCTTCGTCCGTTACCCACAGATCGGTTTCTCCATCGACATCAGTCGCATGTCCTTCGAGGAGAGTTTGTTTGAGACGCAAGCTCCTGCGATTGAAAAAGCCTTCGCGGCCATGAAGGAATTGGAGGCGGGGGCCATCGCTAACCCCGATGAAGGCCGCATGGTAGGACATTACTGGCTGCGCAATTCTTCGCTCGCTCCAGCCGAGCTTAGGGCGGAGATTGATGGCACCCTGGACGCCACGCTGGACTTTGCCGCCGACGTTCACGCAGGCAAGATCTTGGCGGCCAACGGGCAGAAATTTACCCGTGTTCTCGTCGTCGGTATCGGCGGGTCTGCTCTCGGACCTCAACTGGTTGCCCAGGCCATCACACCGGCCAATCCTCCGTTGGCCATTGATTTCTTCGACAATACCGATCCTGATGGCATGGACCGCATCGTCGCTCAGATGGGCGATGAAATCGCGACGACATTGACGTTGGTGATCTCGAAGTCGGGCGGCACCAAGGAGACCCGTAATGGCATGCTGGAAGCAGAGGCTGCTTACAAGGCCAAAGGGCTTGAGTTTGCCAAGCACGCCGTCGCAGTCACGGGATTGGGTAGTGAATTGGATAAGCACGCCATTGCCCAAGGGTGGCTGACCCGCTTCCCTATGTGGGACTGGGTCGGTGGACGCACCAGTGTAATGAGTGCCGTAGGCACCATCGCCGCAGCCCTTCAGGGGGTGGACGTTCGTCAATTCCTGGCTGGCGCTGCTGCCATGGATGAAGAAACCCGGACTCGTCCGGCTCGTGAAAACGCTGCGATGTTGCTCGCCCTCATGTGGTTCAGTGCCGGCAAGGGCAAGGGAGCCAAGGATATGGTGGTGCTGCCTTACAAAGACCGCCTGGTCTTGTTCAGCAAATACCTTCAGCAGCTCGTCATGGAATCGCTCGGGAAAGAGCACGACCTCGACGGCAATGTGGTCAATCAGGGGATCGCGGTTTATGGTAACAAAGGCTCCACCGATCAGCACGCCTATGTGCAGCAGCTTCGTGATGGCGTGAATAACTTCTTTGTGACCTTCATTCAGGTGGCAAAGGCGAGGGACACCGCCGGTTTTGAAGTGGAGCCCGGCTTCACCAGCGGAGATTATCTCCAGGGCTTCCTGCGGGGCACCCGTGCCGCTTTGGCGGAAAAAGGTCGTGAATCCATTACCCTCAGCGTGGAGGAAGTCAGTGCCTTCACCCTCGGTTTGCTGATTGGTCTCTTTGAACGTGCCGTGGGCTACTACGCGACGCTCGTGAACGTGAACGCCTACCATCAGCCAGGTGTGGAGGCTGGTAAGAAAGCGGCTACCACTTTCCTGAAGCAGATGGGTGAGGTCCTCTCTGCCCTCTCGGGAGCTGGGCTGACGGCCGATGAATTGGGAGCAAAATTGAACGTGGATGCCGAGGATGCTTGGCACATGGCCAGCCACTTGGCTGCCAACGGTAAAGCAAAGATTGTTCCTGGGGAGACGCCGGCGGCCGACCGATTCAGTGCAGTTTAAAGGATTCCGCTATTGCCAAGCGGAAAGCGGCGTTTTATCCAGTAGGGAGTCCGCCAACTCCCCCCTATGGACGATCGCTTTCCGCTTCAATATCAGATCATCTGCATCGTCTTAACGGCGCTGTTTGTATGGTCCTTCGTCATTTCGCGGGAGCCCCGGCAATGGCGGCGCCTCTATCAGTCCCACTTTTGCAAAGCGGAAGACTTTTCAGTCAATAAGAACAAGGCGATCGACGAGCGCCTGAAAAAGATCGGCATCATCGTCTCCATGTTTTTTCTGGTGGCTGATGTCGGTTTTTTCCTCTGGGGCGCTTCGCACCAGGATCGCATGAAAAATGAGTCGATGAGCCAGGACGAGCGCTTAAAGCTGGAAGAGCTCAAGAAGATCCGCAACGCGACGCAATCCATCGCCCGCTAACAAAAGCTTTGCTCTCCCGGCGCGATTTCTGCGAGACTGGCTGCGCACAATCCAATGTCCGCAGCCACTGCTTTCCTGGGTCTCGTCGTTTTTATCCTTCTCGCATGGATTTTATCCTCCCAACGGCGGCTATTTCCCTGGCGGACAGTCATCGCGGGATTGGGGCTGCAATTTCTCTTGGGATGGTTGATTTTAGGCACCCAAGCCGGGGCATGGTTTTTCAATCAGCTTGATGGAGTCTTCAAAAAGCTTCTGAGCTTTGCCAATGAAGGGGTGAGTTTGGTGTTCGGACCCCTTGCCAATACGGAGGTTTTGGCTCGGTCGTGGGGACCGGAAAACACCTTCGTGTTTGTGGTCACAGTGACGGGCACGATCATTCTCGTTTCAGCCATTTCCTCGGCGCTGTATCATTATGGCATCCTCCAGAGGGTGGTTCGTTTAATGGCCTGGGGGATGCGGCGACTGATGGGCACCAGTGGCAGTGAAAGCCTCGCTTCCGCGGCCAACGTGTTCATGGGGCAAAGTGAAGCCCCCTTAGTGATCAAGCCCTATCTAGCCAGCATGACCCGGAGTGAACTCATGGCGCTGATGACGGGGGGCATGGCGACGATTGCTGGTGGCGTCATGGCGGCCTATGTATCTTTTGGAATTTCGGCGGGTCACTTGCTCACCGCTTCCTTCATGAGTGCTCCCGCTGCGCTGATGATGGCCAAGATTCTTTTGCCGGAAACGCAAGTCAGTGAGACCGCTCACGGGGCAGATCGCTCGCCACCACGCGAGTCAGTGAATGGCATTGATGCCATTTGCATCGGGGCAGGGGATGGCATGAAGCTGGCGATCAATGTGATGGCCATGCTCATTGCTTTTGTCTCCATGGTGGCTTTGGCGAATTATTTGTTATCCTTGGGACTTGGGGTCGTCGGAATCACTGATGCACACCCCCTTCAAACCGTGCTCGGTTGGATCAATGCGCCTTTCGCTTGGCTCATGGGCATCCCTTGGAAAGATTGTCAGGTGGTCGGCTCGATTCTCGGGGAGCGCATCGTCTTGAATGAGTTTGTCAGTTATCTCAACCTGAGCCAGCTCAGCCAAAAGGGCGTGGCCTTGGATGTACGCAGCCAGACGATAGCGACCTATGCTCTCTGTGGATTTGCGAATTTCTCCAGCATCGCCATTCAGATCGGCGGTATCAGTGCCTTAGTGCCGAGTCGCCGTGAGGAATTGGCAAAGCTGGGGGGAAAGTCGATGATCGGTGGTTTGCTAGCCTGTTATTCCACCGCATGTGTGGCGGCAATCATCATGCCTTAAGGGTTGGGATTCGATCAAATGCGACCAGATGCTTTGAGATCAAGATACTGATTCGCCAATGCGATAGGCAGATTTTGAGCCGTTTCATCCACGGTGAAAATGCGATTGGCGCGCAAGGAGTGCAATAGGTGGTTTCGCTGCTCATTGTAATGGCAAAGCGCACCATAGGCTGCGGCATCCTGCAGGTTGGCGATGGGTTTGTCCGCGCGAGTTTCTAGCTCAGCCTCGCGGAGCGTGGCCACCAGCACGAGATGCCGTTTTTGCAGAAGCTTCACCGCTTTGGTCAGGTGGCTGGTGTCTTCCGTGCGCAGATTGGTGAGCAAGATAATCAGTGCCCGGCGTTTTTGCAGGGCCATCACTCGTTCGGCGGCTTCGATGAAGTCGCTCGGTTCGGTGGTGGTCTCGTAGTCGTAAAGATGGTTCAGCAACTTCGGCATGGCCGGAGCTCCTTTGACAGGTTTGAGCCAGCGCTGTGCGCCCCCAAAACCCGTGACGCCCACTTCATCCCCCTGACGGAGCGCAATGAAGGCGATCAGCAGCATGGCATTGAGACAATGATCGAATTGGGTGAGCTCACCATCCTGAGCCCGCATACGCCGCCCGCAGTCCGGCACGAGGATCACGCTCTGGTTCTTCTGCTCTTCGTAGTCGCGGCTGACCAGAGACTGCCGTCGGGAGGTCGCTTTCCAATCCACGCGCGAGAGGACATCGCCGTCCTGATACTCACGCAGTTGATGGAAATCCAACGTCGCACCGGTGCGCTTGCGCTTCACGATGCCCATTTGCTCTTCGCGATTTGCTGTGGCCAGCAGGGCAAACCGCACCACGGGCTCATAGTTCGGATAACACCGTGTTTCGCTCACCGGTCCTGGACGATACTGCCGCTGCCAAAAGCCCAGTCCGGACTCGACCAGCACATGGGCGGGTGTGAACTGATGCTGACCGCGTTTGGTGAAATGAGCATTGTAAACGAGATCTGTATGCTGCTGAGGAGGCAGCTTGCCAGACCACGGCAGCCCCTCCGCAGTGGCGACATCCGGAAGCCCATCATGCACCGATACCTTGAGCGGGCGCTGGAGCGTGTGTCTCAGCGTGAGCGTCACCTGAGAGCTGACGCCCAGGGCAAAGCGGCCTGGTAGCGTTCGTTCCAGGCTCAGCTTACGCGAGTGTGGCAGCGTGAAAAAGTCAGCCGTTGCTAGAATGCCCAGCAGCCCTCCACACACCATCCATGCCATCTGCAACTGCGGCCAAATCGACGCCAATAGACCGAGGACGGTCCAGGCAGAAAGCAGGCGCAGCGTAAAGAGAGTGGGGCGCATGGGGCTCGCGGAGAGACGTGGCGTTTACATGCGTGGTGCTTCCACACCTCGAATCACCGACTCCAGCACTTGATCCACGGTTTGACCCGAGATCGCCACCTCTGGCGTGAGGGTCACACGATGGCGTAGGACGGGTAGAGACGCCCGTTTGACATCGCCCGGCGTGATGTAGTTTCGTCCTTCCAGGAGAGCATAGGACTTGGCCACTCGCACGAGACTGATGGCACCGCGTGTGCCAGCCCCCAGAGCGATGGCTCCATGGTTACGGGTCGCCCGTGTCAGGTTCACCGCATAGTTGACGACGCTTTCCACGGCTTCCACCGCAGCCGCTTCACGCTGAGCCTGGAGGATGTCTTCGGTCGAGCAGACGGGCGGCACATCATTCGGATTCAGCCCGCGTCCCCCGGCGGCTGAGGAGACCGCACGCACGATCTGAGCCTCTTGTTGAGCATTGGGATAATCAATCAAGACCTTGAGCAGGAAACGGTCGAGCTGAGCCTCGGGCAGGGGATAGGTGCCCTCCTGCTCGATCGGATTCTGCGTCGCAAAGGTCATAAACGGAGGCTGCAAGGCATGCGTTTCTCCATCAATGGTCACCTGTGCCTCCTGCATCACCTCCAGCAAGGCCGATTGGGTCTTGGCGGGCGCACGGTTGATCTCATCCGCCAGCAGAAGCTGGGTGAAAACCGGCCCGTAACGCACGCGGAAGCTCTGGCTACCAAGATCATAGAGGGTATGTCCCGTCACATCCGAGGGCATCAGATCCGGCGTGAACTGAATGCGACGAAAACCTGCCCCAAAGGTCCGACTCAACGCCAGCACGAGGTGGGTTTTCCCCAGCCCTGGTTTACCCTCCAGCAACACGTGCCCACCCGCCAGCAGGGCGGCAAGGACCTGATGAATCACCTCGGTCTGCCCCACGAAGACCTGCTCCACTGCCGCGCGGATCTGATTCAGGAGTTGAGTCGAGCGCGGTAACTGAGGTGTCGCTGGTGGCGTAGGCGGCTCATAAGAAGGTGAAGGCACAAGGGGCGGCGGCGCGTAACCTGAATCCGGAGCGAAATCGTTCATGGGAAGAAAGCGGAGACAAAAAGCTGAACTGACAGAGCCAGTGGCAGTGAACCTAAGGACAACAAAGACGCTGTCCAAAGGAGAATCTCCAAGAGACATAAAAACTGAAGTCTAGTGCTCAAAAATTCCATCATCCACAGCCCCGTTTCCATTCTATTTTAAGTGCCTGATCAAATGACTCGAATGAGCGCTCTTCGGATGCTAATTGCTACTTCGCTAGGGCGTCCTTGATGGCGCTCAATACTGCCGCATCATCCGGCTTGGTTTTGGGTTCAAAGCGAGCCAAAATCTTGCCATCACGACCCACGAGGAATTTCCCGAAATTCCACTTCACATCTCCGGGGAAGGGGGAGGTTGGGCCACTGAGCTCTTGATACAGGGGATGCTTGTTCGGGCCTTTGACGGTGATTTTGTCAAACATCGGGAAGGTGACGTGATACTTGAGGGAGCAAAATTCTTTGATGTCCGCATTGGTTCCGGGTTCCTGACCGCCAAAGTCATTGCAAGGGAAGCCGAGCACCGCGAGCCCTTCTTTCTCGAACTCTTCGTGCAGGGCTTGGAGTTCGGTGTATTGCTTGGTGTTGCCGCACTTGGAGGCGACGTTCACAATGAGCATCACCTTGCCTTCATAGGGCTTCAATGAGGTGTCTTGACCTTCGATATCCTTGAGAGGGACCTCGTAAAGAGAACCGGCAGACGCGGTGGAGGCGATGGCGATGAGCGCCAATAGGCTGGAGTGAAGTTTCATGGGCTTGACAGGAACGCTGATTCCAGCCCAGGAGTTTCACACAAGCGGATTCCGATCTGCGTTAAGCCGACGCCGACGAAGGAAGAGCGAGGCTAAACCGACCCCCAGCAGCATGATTCGCCCTGGCTCAGGAACGGCCACGATGACCACCGCATAGAGGCCACTCGTATCGAATTCATAATGCCAGGCCAGATTCCCTGATAGCGTCAGTTCGGGAGCCACGACTTGACTGAAATTCACACTCGGAGTGCCGCCAGTTAGACCACTCCAGTCGATCAACAACCAGCGATCCCCCTCCGCAAAACTCGACGCGGGGTTGAGGGAACTGCCGCTGCCGAGACCGATCTCCAGGGTGCCTGAGAGTGAAATATCGCCTGCAGTGGCTTGGGTGATGGTTAGGCGATCTGCAGATGAAGCAATGCCTGTGTTATCTCCGGCATTGGTGAAGAGATCAAACGAGAGTGTGCCTGTAGACTGGATGCCGCCAGTTGTGCTGCCGAGATCCAAGGTGAGACCACTGGCACCCGTGCTGTCGATCAAGCCAGCTTTAAGGGTGCCTTGGTTGGTCACTCCTGCGCTGCCTTCAGGGGCTAGGCGACCATTGCCTGCGAGAAGACCCGAATTGTCGATTTGGACACTCCCCACGCCAGTCGCTGAGCCTGTGGCATTGGTTACCAGCATGGTGCCTTCCTGAACTGTGGTGACTCCGCTGTAAGTGCTGGCTTGAGTCAAGGCCAGGGTGCCGGTGCCTGTTTTGGAGAAAGCATCACTCCCGACCCCGGTGCCATTCACCAGGCTTGAATTGACGGTAGCCGTGCGACCTGCGGTGACATGGAAGGACCGTGAACCAGTGCCATTCAGGGTAAGTTCGACCCCGCTGATGGAGAGGTCCGTGGATGCATCGTAGTTTTGTAGCGTGCCGCTATTCCAGTTGAAAGTGGAGGTGCCTTTAGGTGCCGAACCGCGCTGGATGGTGCTTGCTTGAACGGTGCCACCACTGAGGTTGAAGATGCCGTTGGAGAAACCATTGCCCGTGCTGCTACGATGAGACAGGGTGATCGTGTTGGCTTTGACGGTCCCGGTTCCGGCTAGGGTCAAGGTGCCTGTGGCCGTGTAGGCACTGTTGCTCGAGTTGTTGGAAAGATCCCCCAAGATGATCGTCGTGGCGTCGAGGATACCGGCACCCACCGTTAGGCTTGCCGTAGTGTTGGAAGCTTGGGTGTCTCGGTTATCATTCTGGCCGATGGTGAGTGTGCTGATCAAGGCGTCGAGACTTCCGGCGCTCACATCCATAGAAGCGTTGGTATGTGCTGACCCGCTTTGCCCTCGACCGATCAACAGCGTTGCTCGACCCGTGCCATTGGTGGCTCTGAGCGTCAGGGTGCCATTGGCGATGCCGTCTTGAAAGGTGAACTCGGTCGTGCTCTTGAAGTCGCCCACAGTGATGGTGCTGGCGTTGATTTGATTGTCTTGGCCCAGATAAACGCGACCCACATTGGGGCCTGATGTGGATCCCGAGACGACGCTGGCGATGCCGAAGGATTTTGCCGTGATCGTGTTGTTGAGGTTAGCAAGATAGACCTCAACAGTGTTGCTGGCGAAGTTGCCTTGTGAACCCCACTGGATGTCCGCCGTGCTGCTATTGAAGATGAAGTCGCTGAGTCCCGAGAGGTCAAGAACAGTGCTTGTGTTCGCGATCCCGGCTCCGATGACCCAGTTCGGGCTGTTGCTAACGGTCAGGCTTCCATCTGCTCCCAAGACCGTCGCCGTGACATTGTTCGCCACATTCAAAGCGCGGATCGTATCGCTGTGATCTTGAAGATCCAAGGTGGCACTGTTGGTGAAGTTGATCGTTGCCCCATCGGAGATGGCGTCGTTAACACTCGTGCGCAGAATGCCTTCTTCAAGATTGATGCTGCCCGTGTGAGTGCTGCCAGTTCCTCCGAGCAGCAGCGTTCCCGTCCCTTGTTTAACAAAGGCGACGCTTGGTGCTGTGGTGCCATTGATGATCGGGCTGTTGAGCGTGATGGTTCGATCTGTGGCGACGTTGAAGATGCGAGTGCCAGCGCCTTCGAGCGTCAGTGTCACGTCACTGATGATTAGGTCCGTGCTGGCGTCATAGGTTTCGATGCTGCCCGAACTCCATTTGAGCAGGCGACTGACGGCCGTGCTGCCGGCTCCGCCGCGGATGGTCTGAGTGCGTAGGGTGCCGCTGTTGAAATTGAAGATGCCTGTGACCGTGCCAAAATCATTGGCATCTTGTTTGTCCGCGAAGATCAATGTGCCTGCAATGATGGTGCCGCCATTGAGTTCCAAGACACCGGTGGGGCTGGCACCGCTACCGACACTCGTGTTGGCGCTGCTCAGGCGTTGCCCCAAAATGATGGTGGTGGCATCCAGAGTGCCCGCCCCCATGGTGAAGCGACCCAAGGCCGAGCGGAAGCGGTCATTGTTGACGGCGAGAGTCAAGGTGCCCACCAGCGCATCCAGCGTGCCTCCTGTGCTATCAAAGTAACTCTGATCCACAATGACCCCATTGGAGTCATGCTTGCTGATCAGGATGTCCATACGCTGCGCCGCATTGGTTCCCCTCAGGGTGACGGTCCCGTCCGCGATCCCATCGGAAAAACGCACAAATCCTTGGTTCTTGAAGATGGCACCGATATTGAAGGTGGCGGCGGTGATGCTATTGGTTTGGCCAAGCAGAAGTGTGCCACTGTTCTCATGGTTGCCACCGCCACCGTTGAGGTTACTCACATCCACCGAACTGGCGAGGATGGTATTGTTTTTCGCCAGCGTCAGAGTGCCACTGCTGACGGTCTGAGCACCGTCGTTAGTGGAGAATTGGCCTCCCACCGAGAGGACTCGTCCAGGGCCGTTAAAGATGAATTCATGCAAGCCCGAGAGGTCAAGCGAAGCGGTGGTGCTGACGGCCGTGCCACCGATGGTGAGATTCGTGGCTCCCACGGTTAATGTGCTGCCACTGGCACCAATGACACTGCCCGTGAGGCCATTGGCAACGGTGAGGGTGCTCACCGTTTGATCAAAGCCATTGAGGTCGAGAATGCCCGTGCCCATAAAGGCTACAGTTGTTGCGGTAGAGAGGGCGTTGTCGTTGCCGATTTGTAGCACGCCGGTGGCGATCTCCGTGATGCCTGTATGCGTGCTTCCGGTGCCCGTCATGGTGAGCGTGTTATCGTTAGCTTTCAGCACACGTCCTGCACCCGTGATGGGCACATTAAAAGTGACCGCGTCGCTCCGATCAAAGCGCAGTGTCGCACCGCTGCTTATGTCTGCCCCGCTGGCCGTGGCCACAGCGCCATTGGTGCTGCCATCACCGATCTGCAGGGTGCCTGCCCGCACTTCAAGCGTGCCTGTGAAAGCTGTATTGGCACCGCTGACGACCAAGGTGCCGCTACCGAGTTGGCGAAGGATGCCTTTGTTTGGATCTGCAACACCGCCGCTCACCAGGTTTTGACTCAAGGTCACGACATCACTGCGATTGAAGGCCAGTACTGATTGGGCTCCGGTGGAGGCGCCGGTAGTCGCGAAGGTTACATTGCCACTGCCCAAGGTGCCTGTGGTTCCGCCAGTGCCGATCTGTAAGACACTGGTGCTGCCACTGGTGGTGTGGGCGGTGATCCGGGTGCCGCCCGTCCAGGAATTGGTGGCATTCAGGATGACGGCACCGTTGTTAAATTTGAGGAACTCGAGGTTACCCCCAAGGACCTGCGCATTGATGGTCAGGACTGCTGCGGCACTGGCGTTGTTGTTGCCAAATCCAGGGTTACTACCGGACAACGTGATGGTGTAATTGCCAGCCCCAGGCTCAATGATGTAAGCCGTGGTTTGGCTGCTTTTATCAATGCGCGTCAGCGTGATGTTTTCCCCCAGCGTCAAGGTCCCCCCGGTTCCATTGTTGGTGTAGCCACTGGTTCCGCCCAGGTTGGCATTGTTGGCTCCGTTCACCCATGAGGCATTGGTGGACGCCCCCGCACTGGCGGTCCAGTTGGCAGTGGCGGATGTGCCCCCCGAGATCCACGTGCCACTGCCGTTTTGGTTGGACAGGGTGCCAGGATCGGCGTCCCAATAAAACGTCGCTGCGTGAGAACTCAGCACCAAGGCCCCAACGCCCAAAAGGCATAGGAATCTGAATGCAATGAATCGAAAGCGTGTGACTGGATGGGGGGAAACCGTCATCCGGCCAGGAAACGAATTTGCACGACCTCTGCAACTGCGAAGGCGTTATATAAAGACTCCACTTAGAACCCGTTCACGGACTCAAGCGCTCAATCTTCCAGCCAGCCTCGGCACGCGTGTAGCGCAATCTATCGTGCAGGCGGCTCACACGTCCTTGCCAGAACTCAATCTCCTGGGCCAGTAGAGTGTAACCGCCCCAGTTTGGAGGGCAGGGGATCGGGCCGTCGCCAAATTGAGCACGGAGCTCCACTTCACGGGATTCGAGCCACTCACGGCCAGGGATGACGCGGCTTTGCTCCGAGACCCAGGCACCGATCTGATGGCCAGCGGGACGTGAAGTGAAGTAGCTCTCTGCATCCTCTCGGGGCAGTTTGGTGATGCTGCCTCGCACGTTCACCTGATGATGGCGATCCGTCCATAGGAAGGTTAGAGCAGCGCGGGGGTCTGCGGCAATGTCCCGGCCTTTGCGGCTATCGTAGTTGGTGAAGAAATGGAAGCCACGTTCATCCAGCCCCTTCAGCAGCACCACACGGCTGTTCGGCGCGCCATCGGAACCGACTGTGGAGAGCGTCATCGCGTTCGGTTCCGGCAGTTTGTGAGCGAGTGCATCCTGCAGCCAGAGATTGAAAAGTACATGGGGATCGGTGGGCGCGGTGTCTTCGGTCAGGGCATCCAGATCGTAGCTCACCCGCAGGTCTCGCAGATTGGTCGGTGGAAAGTCGAGCATGGTTGTCACAAGAAACGTGCTTCAAGCCATTGCGGCAATCCGATGTTTGCGCCTTTATGAGGTATTCTTGTTCCCTATGTCTGCCATTACCGGAGTCTTGAGCGATCTGCACCGCGTCCTGCTCAGCGCGGAATCCATCCGCGCCCGCGTTACCGAGATGGCGCATGAGATCGAGCGGGATTACTCGGGCAAGGTCATCACCGTGGTGGTGCTCATGGATGGCGCTCTTTTCTTCGTGTCAGATCTTCTGCGTCAGATTGATCTGCCCATCCGTCTCGTCACCCTCGGCGCCAGCAGTTATCACGGTGGTATGGAGTCCAGCGGGCAGGTGAAAATCAACTGGCCTGCCGGGGTGGAGTTCGCTGGGCAAGACATTCTATTGTTGGACGACATCCTGGATACCGGGCTCACTCTGAAGGCCTTGCGCGAGCGCCTGCTCAGCGAGAAGCCTGCGTCTCTGCGAACCGCGGTGCTTTTGGATAAAAAGCGGCCGCGTGAGCATGATGTGCCGCTGGACTACTGCGGCTTTGAAATCGCGGACGAATTCGTCGTCGGCTACGGCATGGATTATCAAGGCCGTTTTCGTAATATCCCCTGCATCGGCATTCTGAAGCCATGACCGTGCGCCTGTTGTTTTTTTCCGTGCTGCGAGACATCACCGGGACCGACGAAATAACCTGGGCCATCGAGCCTGGAGCTGATGTGACGAAATTATTGCACGCCCTCTACGAGCGCTGGCCAGCCCTGCGGGAATGGGACTCGAGTCTCCTGGTGGCAATGGATCAAACTTATGTAAAACGGACTCAACCTTTGCATGAAAACTGCGAGGTGGCCGTAATGCCACCTGTGCAGGGCGGTTGATCCTGCGTTGACTTACGTAGCAACCGTGCGAAACAGGCGCATCACACCACATGAAGGACATCGTAGACAATCGCCGTCACATCACCCTGGGTAAGAAACTGAGCCTCGCTGCGCTTATCCTCAAGGAAAACGGACCCGTGTGGTGTGGTGCCTTCGCCACCTACTACGCCGCTAGTGCTTTGGGCTCCAAAGCCTTCAAGCTGATGGATCATATCCGCCGCAAGGACGGTGTGCCAGGCATGAATAGTCGTGCGCTGAACAAAGCCATCTGGGAAGCCTGGGACTGGCAAGCCGGCGGTGAAGAATGGACGCCGAACGAAGCCTGGAAGACCGCCATCATTGAGCATATCCTCCGTGGCTATCTCCCACAGGGCGGGCATTTCCTGGAGATCGGCCCTGGTGGTGGCCGCTGGACGGGCGAACTCATCCAGCGTGCGGATAGCCTGCTCGGCGTGGATATCTCCGCCTCCTGCGTGGAGGTCTGCACCGAAAAATTTGCTGGCACGGGCAAGGCGAAGTTCATCGTCGGCTCCGGTCACGATTTGGCCGGTGTGGCGGATCGCAGCCTGGATGCCCTGTGGAGCTTCGATGTGTTTGTGCACATCAACCAGGCCGAAGTGGAGCGTTATGCGGATGAGTTTAAGCGCGTCTTCAAACCCGGCGCTGTCGGCATCATCCATCACGGCACCCTGGGCGGCAGTCTGGGCGGCTGGCGCAGTAACCTCACCCATGAAGCTATGCTCGAACTATTGAAAAAACGCGGCTTCGAGATCGTGGCTTCCTTCAAAGAATTCACTCACGATGGAGTGACTCACCAGACCGGCCTCTATGAAGACGCTGTGACCGTGTTCCGCCTGCCTGCTTAACGATGGGGAGCCAGGCAGGAGGGCGAGGCGGGCTGCGTGATAGAACTCGCAACTGCCTCTTACTGCTTTTCAGTGATACTTAGCCAAATCTTCCGGGCCACTTTGAGATCTGATTCTTGATCGAAGTAGATCGCCATGAGAATATGGCCGCTCTTACCCACAACGAAACTGTAAAGAGCCCATCGAGGCGGCTGCCCCTCTTCTGCACTTTCGCGAATTAAGTACGCGTATCGAAGCGTCGTGGAATCCGTGTGCTCAAAAGTCTGAACGATTCGTTCCGAGGGACCTTTTTTGAGCCAAGCTAGCGTGGACGCGGGAGTCTCACCAGCTTTCATGCCATAAACGGTGGTCCAGCACGTGAGGCCTTTTCTCCACAAAACGAGATCAGTCCCAAAATCTCCC
Proteins encoded:
- a CDS encoding class I SAM-dependent methyltransferase, with product MKDIVDNRRHITLGKKLSLAALILKENGPVWCGAFATYYAASALGSKAFKLMDHIRRKDGVPGMNSRALNKAIWEAWDWQAGGEEWTPNEAWKTAIIEHILRGYLPQGGHFLEIGPGGGRWTGELIQRADSLLGVDISASCVEVCTEKFAGTGKAKFIVGSGHDLAGVADRSLDALWSFDVFVHINQAEVERYADEFKRVFKPGAVGIIHHGTLGGSLGGWRSNLTHEAMLELLKKRGFEIVASFKEFTHDGVTHQTGLYEDAVTVFRLPA
- a CDS encoding PEP-CTERM sorting domain-containing protein, with the translated sequence MTVSPHPVTRFRFIAFRFLCLLGVGALVLSSHAATFYWDADPGTLSNQNGSGTWISGGTSATANWTASAGASTNASWVNGANNANLGGTSGYTNNGTGGTLTLGENITLTRIDKSSQTTAYIIEPGAGNYTITLSGSNPGFGNNNASAAAVLTINAQVLGGNLEFLKFNNGAVILNATNSWTGGTRITAHTTSGSTSVLQIGTGGTTGTLGSGNVTFATTGASTGAQSVLAFNRSDVVTLSQNLVSGGVADPNKGILRQLGSGTLVVSGANTAFTGTLEVRAGTLQIGDGSTNGAVATASGADISSGATLRFDRSDAVTFNVPITGAGRVLKANDNTLTMTGTGSTHTGITEIATGVLQIGNDNALSTATTVAFMGTGILDLNGFDQTVSTLTVANGLTGSVIGASGSTLTVGATNLTIGGTAVSTTASLDLSGLHEFIFNGPGRVLSVGGQFSTNDGAQTVSSGTLTLAKNNTILASSVDVSNLNGGGGNHENSGTLLLGQTNSITAATFNIGAIFKNQGFVRFSDGIADGTVTLRGTNAAQRMDILISKHDSNGVIVDQSYFDSTGGTLDALVGTLTLAVNNDRFRSALGRFTMGAGTLDATTIILGQRLSSANTSVGSGASPTGVLELNGGTIIAGTLIFADKQDANDFGTVTGIFNFNSGTLRTQTIRGGAGSTAVSRLLKWSSGSIETYDASTDLIISDVTLTLEGAGTRIFNVATDRTITLNSPIINGTTAPSVAFVKQGTGTLLLGGTGSTHTGSINLEEGILRTSVNDAISDGATINFTNSATLDLQDHSDTIRALNVANNVTATVLGADGSLTVSNSPNWVIGAGIANTSTVLDLSGLSDFIFNSSTADIQWGSQGNFASNTVEVYLANLNNTITAKSFGIASVVSGSTSGPNVGRVYLGQDNQINASTITVGDFKSTTEFTFQDGIANGTLTLRATNGTGRATLLIGRGQSGSAHTNASMDVSAGSLDALISTLTIGQNDNRDTQASNTTASLTVGAGILDATTIILGDLSNNSSNSAYTATGTLTLAGTGTVKANTITLSHRSSTGNGFSNGIFNLSGGTVQASTIQRGSAPKGTSTFNWNSGTLQNYDASTDLSISGVELTLNGTGSRSFHVTAGRTATVNSSLVNGTGVGSDAFSKTGTGTLALTQASTYSGVTTVQEGTMLVTNATGSATGVGSVQIDNSGLLAGNGRLAPEGSAGVTNQGTLKAGLIDSTGASGLTLDLGSTTGGIQSTGTLSFDLFTNAGDNTGIASSADRLTITQATAGDISLSGTLEIGLGSGSSLNPASSFAEGDRWLLIDWSGLTGGTPSVNFSQVVAPELTLSGNLAWHYEFDTSGLYAVVIVAVPEPGRIMLLGVGLASLFLRRRRLNADRNPLV
- the hpt gene encoding hypoxanthine phosphoribosyltransferase, which gives rise to MSAITGVLSDLHRVLLSAESIRARVTEMAHEIERDYSGKVITVVVLMDGALFFVSDLLRQIDLPIRLVTLGASSYHGGMESSGQVKINWPAGVEFAGQDILLLDDILDTGLTLKALRERLLSEKPASLRTAVLLDKKRPREHDVPLDYCGFEIADEFVVGYGMDYQGRFRNIPCIGILKP
- the pdxH gene encoding pyridoxamine 5'-phosphate oxidase; the encoded protein is MLDFPPTNLRDLRVSYDLDALTEDTAPTDPHVLFNLWLQDALAHKLPEPNAMTLSTVGSDGAPNSRVVLLKGLDERGFHFFTNYDSRKGRDIAADPRAALTFLWTDRHHQVNVRGSITKLPREDAESYFTSRPAGHQIGAWVSEQSRVIPGREWLESREVELRAQFGDGPIPCPPNWGGYTLLAQEIEFWQGRVSRLHDRLRYTRAEAGWKIERLSP
- a CDS encoding MoaD/ThiS family protein — its product is MTVRLLFFSVLRDITGTDEITWAIEPGADVTKLLHALYERWPALREWDSSLLVAMDQTYVKRTQPLHENCEVAVMPPVQGG